A single Triticum dicoccoides isolate Atlit2015 ecotype Zavitan chromosome 2A, WEW_v2.0, whole genome shotgun sequence DNA region contains:
- the LOC119359166 gene encoding uncharacterized protein LOC119359166: MEAEVQAREEVEEEEEEVACECCGFTEECTAPYIAGVRSRYGGRWICGLCGDAVAEEMCRASPPVSPAEALDRHACVCGEGRRASAPPSPGDELIAALRLLLRRRLGSPSPPRLVRSTPSSPRRDAVAPAAAAGAGPGAGGPLARTESCFAALVE, from the coding sequence ATGGAGGCGGAGGTGCAAGCGcgcgaggaggtggaggaggaggaggaggaggtggcgtgCGAGTGCTGCGGGTTCACGGAGGAGTGCACGGCGCCGTACATCGCCGGCGTGCGCTCGCGGTACGGCGGGCGGTGGATCTGCGGGCTGTGCGGGGACGCGGTGGCCGAGGAGATGTGCAGGGCCTCGCCGCCGGTGTCGCCCGCGGAGGCGCTGGACCGCCACGCCTGCGTGTGCGGCGAGGGGCGCCGCGCGTCCGCTCCCCCGTCGCCCGGCGACGAGCTCATCGCGGCCCTGCGGCTGCTGCTCCGCCGCAGGCtgggctcgccgtcgccgccgaggcTGGTCCGCTCCACGCCGAGCAGCCCGAGGCGCGACGCCGTGGCCCCCGCCGCGGCCGCGGGCGCCGGGCCCGGCGCCGGCGGCCCGCTCGCGCGCACCGAGAGCTGCTTCGCCGCGCTCGTGGAGTAG